A single window of Paenibacillus sp. SYP-B4298 DNA harbors:
- a CDS encoding ABC transporter permease, which yields MPNYLRSELYRLVRKKAVFVFLALCILGPLFITLLTASTGGELYANTEVTFKAALSMWSLPFFIVPILVSLLVSDEFTDGTFKNTVAYGISRSTFFYGKWIIEMLLFIVSWTITYSSLTASVFLILPNTGVSYFLDFTHSIFGVLPLLLAALTVSHCLCFLTEKSLPHLVSYVVIMIVLPELYFMFANRIPALKEVVETLPLFPYAAANDLFWMKPNGLLLCWIIGASYVLLALLVSTRRVMVKEFK from the coding sequence ATGCCTAATTATTTGAGAAGCGAGCTCTACCGACTTGTTCGCAAAAAGGCGGTTTTTGTCTTTCTGGCACTCTGCATACTCGGGCCGCTCTTCATAACATTATTGACAGCATCTACGGGAGGCGAGTTATATGCGAATACGGAGGTTACCTTTAAGGCTGCTTTGAGTATGTGGAGTTTGCCTTTTTTTATTGTTCCAATTTTGGTCAGTTTGCTGGTATCTGATGAATTTACAGATGGAACATTCAAGAATACGGTTGCCTATGGCATATCCCGCAGCACTTTTTTCTATGGAAAATGGATCATAGAGATGTTATTATTCATCGTTTCTTGGACGATAACGTATAGTTCACTTACAGCGAGTGTATTTCTAATATTGCCCAATACCGGAGTGTCTTATTTCCTGGATTTTACACATTCAATCTTTGGTGTATTGCCGCTGCTACTCGCCGCTTTGACGGTTTCACATTGTCTTTGTTTTTTGACGGAAAAGTCGTTGCCTCATCTGGTGTCCTATGTTGTTATTATGATTGTCCTGCCTGAACTGTATTTCATGTTTGCGAATAGGATACCCGCTTTAAAAGAGGTTGTGGAGACACTACCGTTGTTTCCTTATGCTGCGGCAAATGATTTATTTTGGATGAAGCCCAATGGACTGCTGCTCTGCTGGATCATTGGAGCATCTTATGTACTCCTTGCTTTGCTGGTCAGCACCAGGCGGGTAATGGTGAAAGAGTTCAAATAA
- a CDS encoding sensor histidine kinase has product MVTFVLASATILFATLYWLLRRSVKLATDQIKQVLKDRHTNRRIHLHSPDKQLEALLVEVNHMISVQQAERILHERKEVQIRKQIANISHDLRTPLTSILGYIELLQEKPISTEQAEEYLLVVEKRTKALRSLISSFYELSLIEAGDYLLVPQKIDLQVLLKRALADHYPEISAAGFEVVLELADENCFVIADEESVMRIYLNVLQNVLNHGQRSLHLFQGVKDGKLVTMISNETSSLLKEDLPHLFQRSFTANRARTKRNTGLGLAVVKGLMQQMGYDVRAEYHEPLFTVYLEWGEREL; this is encoded by the coding sequence ATGGTAACGTTTGTGCTGGCGAGTGCGACGATCCTTTTTGCTACGCTCTATTGGCTGCTCCGCAGATCCGTGAAATTGGCGACGGATCAAATCAAACAAGTCCTAAAGGATCGACATACTAACCGACGCATTCACCTTCATTCGCCTGACAAGCAGTTAGAAGCGCTATTGGTCGAAGTGAACCATATGATATCTGTTCAACAGGCTGAACGAATCCTCCATGAGAGGAAGGAAGTACAAATTCGCAAGCAGATTGCCAACATCTCACATGATTTGCGTACTCCACTGACTTCAATACTCGGTTATATCGAGCTATTGCAAGAGAAACCTATTTCTACTGAACAAGCTGAGGAATATTTGCTTGTTGTCGAGAAGCGTACAAAAGCCTTGCGTTCACTCATTAGCAGTTTTTATGAATTATCCCTGATTGAAGCTGGAGATTATCTCTTAGTGCCACAAAAAATTGATCTGCAGGTTCTGTTGAAGCGAGCATTGGCTGATCATTATCCGGAAATTTCTGCAGCAGGCTTCGAGGTTGTTCTTGAGCTTGCGGATGAGAATTGCTTTGTGATCGCGGACGAGGAAAGTGTGATGCGCATTTATTTGAATGTACTGCAAAATGTTCTGAATCACGGACAACGTTCCTTACACTTGTTTCAGGGAGTAAAGGATGGAAAGCTTGTGACGATGATTTCCAATGAAACATCATCCTTGCTGAAGGAAGATCTCCCGCATTTGTTTCAACGAAGCTTCACCGCAAATCGGGCGCGGACGAAGCGCAACACCGGATTGGGGCTGGCGGTCGTGAAGGGATTGATGCAGCAAATGGGCTATGACGTCCGTGCAGAATATCATGAACCTCTGTTTACCGTTTATTTGGAGTGGGGGGAACGGGAACTATGA
- a CDS encoding prolipoprotein diacylglyceryl transferase, whose amino-acid sequence MYNELFKIGPVVIYGYGLMIALGILFAYRLIDYRATKRQFEMSHVFSLTAWGLVGGFAGAKLLYWMTDIQNIMSNPGSLLNLSNGFVVYGGIIGGIGAGLIYCRMKKINFLKHLDLFVPSLALAQGFGRIGCLLAGCCYGEEAHGWFGITFHHSEIAPNDVPLVPTQIMESVFSFGLCLVLILLAKRVNKDGLVAAAYLILYSLGRFVIEFYRGDIIRGQVGVLSTSQFIALMVVLATSLLVFLSRYQNRLTGKNV is encoded by the coding sequence ATGTATAATGAGCTGTTCAAGATCGGGCCAGTAGTCATTTACGGGTATGGATTAATGATCGCGCTTGGTATTTTATTTGCTTACCGGCTCATTGATTACCGAGCCACCAAACGCCAGTTCGAAATGTCTCATGTTTTCTCTCTGACCGCTTGGGGCCTGGTAGGCGGGTTTGCTGGGGCAAAACTATTGTATTGGATGACCGATATCCAAAATATTATGAGTAATCCGGGTAGCCTTCTGAACCTTTCTAACGGGTTTGTCGTTTACGGCGGAATTATCGGCGGAATCGGGGCTGGTTTAATTTATTGCAGGATGAAGAAAATAAATTTCCTGAAGCACCTGGACCTATTTGTCCCCTCTCTTGCGTTAGCGCAAGGGTTTGGAAGAATTGGCTGTCTGCTCGCAGGCTGCTGTTATGGCGAAGAAGCACACGGCTGGTTTGGTATTACATTTCACCACTCCGAGATTGCTCCGAATGATGTCCCACTAGTACCTACACAAATCATGGAGAGTGTGTTTAGCTTTGGTCTTTGCCTCGTTTTGATTCTTTTGGCCAAAAGAGTGAATAAAGACGGACTCGTTGCCGCCGCCTATCTCATCCTTTACAGTCTGGGCAGATTTGTTATTGAGTTTTATAGAGGGGATATTATTCGAGGCCAAGTCGGAGTGCTTTCGACCTCACAATTCATCGCACTGATGGTTGTTCTAGCGACCAGTCTCCTTGTTTTCCTCTCCAGATACCAGAACCGGTTGACCGGCAAAAATGTATAA
- a CDS encoding NAD(P)H-dependent oxidoreductase, which translates to MKTLIIVSHPNIEDSVINKRWIEEIKKFPERYTVHELYKVYPDSIFDVEKEQKLIEAHGNLVLQFPIHWFNCPPILKKWLDDVLEYGWAYGSKGDHLKNRKVGLAVSAGIRVDKYGEEGKYRYSLKQLLAPFEATFLYCRADYRSFFAFYGTESEPGEHVPGTEVKTPVSKLERSAQDYLNFIDNL; encoded by the coding sequence GTGAAGACTCTTATTATCGTATCGCATCCAAACATAGAAGATTCCGTTATTAATAAGCGCTGGATAGAAGAAATCAAAAAATTTCCTGAAAGGTATACGGTACACGAATTGTATAAGGTTTATCCGGACAGTATCTTTGATGTGGAAAAGGAACAGAAATTAATTGAAGCACATGGCAATCTCGTTTTGCAGTTCCCCATACATTGGTTTAATTGTCCGCCTATTCTAAAAAAATGGCTGGATGATGTGCTCGAATACGGTTGGGCATATGGCTCAAAAGGAGATCATTTAAAAAATCGTAAAGTTGGTTTAGCTGTATCTGCTGGAATTAGAGTAGACAAGTATGGAGAAGAGGGTAAATATCGTTATTCTCTGAAACAATTATTAGCTCCGTTTGAAGCCACCTTTCTATACTGTCGTGCAGATTATCGTTCGTTCTTTGCGTTTTACGGAACAGAAAGTGAACCTGGTGAACATGTGCCGGGTACGGAAGTCAAGACACCTGTAAGTAAATTGGAAAGAAGCGCACAAGATTATTTAAATTTTATTGACAACCTTTAA